TTCTTGTGCAAACGACACTATACCTTTTATCTCATTAAATGAAATAAAATAGGATACAACTATTTCGTTTCCGCCTATTACGATACTCTCAACTCTAGAATAAGGATTTAAACTTTTCAAAAATTCACATATACTATTTTGACAACACCCACAATCACGTTTCGGCTCACAATCCACTGATTCTCCATTCCTTTCCTATATGTTTTACCTAATAAATATAATATGAAAGGCATGTAAGAAAAGCTTGGACAATATAACTCTAATATTAGTCTAGATAAGTATACAGACATATGCCTGTCAAATTAAGAAACTAATCGTTCCTCAAATAAGTAATAAAATATATTTTTCACTATAAATGCATATAACAATTTCATCTTTCAACAAAAAAGCGTTATAATAAAGTGAAACTTCTATTAGCGGGGAGCTTTATCTCCTACTAATGGTTAGCCCTCACCAATCGGGCTCTTACGGGCAGTTATCTCCCGGCCGTCCTCATCATTTGCTTCTTCACCTTGAGGCGGGAGTCTACTGCTCGTTATTGCGGGATGAATTGCAGCCTCTACGATTACGTTATAAAGGAGATTAAAACAATGACTAAAATTAAAGTATATCAAGTAAAAGAAGAAAATATGGAAGCAGTAAAAAACATTATTGATGTTGAGGAACAAAATCCAACTGCTGAAAACCTACAAAATCTATACGCATGTGTATTAGATACTGAAGATATGGCATTGCCTGAATCATACATTGAAGAAGATATCTTAATTGATTCTATGGAAGTTATGGTTAACGCTTCTCAAAGCAAGCTAAGAGACTTAGGTACATATGATGTAATCGAAGTTCAAAACAAAGGTAAGAAAACACACATTTTATTATTAGAAGACGAAGAATACGAAATTATCGAAGGCTAATTCGACTCCGTACATAAGAAAAAGCTCCTTTCAAAATTGAAAGGAGCTTTTTCTTTACGCTTTTGATGTTTCACTTTTCACCTTGTTTTGTTCTTTCTTATATACCATGCGTTCATTTCCCATAAAGAAAATGAATACGAATGCTAAACCAGCTGGTACCAATGCCCACATGAATGTTTGAACGATTGAACTAGAAAGAGCGTCAATAATTTTATCTAATATTTGCGGCGGAATTTGAGATCTAGCCGATTCTGATAAAATGGCTCTTGAATCTCCTAAAGCGTTTGTATTCATTCCCCCGCTCATACCTTTAAACGCTTCTTCTAATTGATCCTGGAAACCCGTTCTTTGAATCATTCCGAAGATTGTAATACCAAGTGTCATACCTAATGAACGAATGAAGTTACTAGTTGAAGTCGCAGACCCGCGTTGCTCCATACCGAAGTTATGAATAGCAGCCATACTTAGTACAGAGAATGAGAAACCAACTCCAAAGCCGATAATAACCATATAAATTGTTAATAATATACGACTTGTTTCTGGCGTTAATGTACTTAATAAGAATAATCCGATTAGCATAATTACAGCAGAAATAATCATAATATTTCGGTAGCTAAGTTTTGATGTTAAAAATCCACCTAACTGCGCTGTAACTACTGATCCTAACATCATTGGTAATAACAATAATCCTGAGTTTGTTGCCGTACCACCGTATACACCTTGAATAAATAACGGAATGTACACAGTTGCTGACATAAATGCCGCCCCGTAACATAAGGCAATAATTGTACTCATTCCGAATAGACGTTGTTTAAACATCTCAAATGAAATGATTGGTTCTTCTACTTTTCGTTCAATAACAATAAAAGCAATTACTAAAATAGCGAACCCAGCAAATAAACTTAAAATAAAGCTAGAATCCCAATCATACTTTTGTCCGCCTAATTCTAAGGCGAACATTAAACAAATTACTGCACCAACTAAAGTAATTGCGCCAAACCAATCAATCTTTTGTTCTCTATGAACTCGTGACTCTTTATAAAATAATGTAATAAAAATAAGTGCTAAAATTCCAAGTGGTAAGTTAATATAAAACACCCAATGCCAGCTAATATAATCCGTAATATATGCGCCCAGTAGTGGCCCGAAAATACTTGATAAACCAAATACTGCTCCGAATAAACCACCCATTTTCCCGCGCTTTTCTGGAGGGAAAATATCAAAAACGATAGTAAATGCGATCGGCACTAGTGCCCCGCCGCCAATACCTTGAATGGCACGATAAATACCTAACTGTGTAATATTTTCAGCAGTACCACAAAGTGCCGAACCAATCATAAAGACGATTAAACCGAAAATAAAGAATCTCTTTCTACCATACATATCTGATAACTTACCGAAAATCGGCATACCTGCCATTTCTGCAACCATATAGGCAGAAACAACCCATACAAAGTTTTCAAGACCTCCTAAGTCACCAACAATCGTTCCCATTGCTGTTACGACAATGGTATTATCCATTGATGCCATTAAGATACCCAGCAATAAACCGGCAACAACGAAGCCGAGTTTATTATTCTTCTCAACCATATTTCTTGCTCTCCCTCATACTACTTATATTTGTTTGTGTTCTTTTACGACTGAATTCCCTTTTTGGTTAAAACTAGTATGATATTCTACAACACTAATTTCACAGCCAGGGCCAATTATAACATGATTTCCTCTTACTACGTCTGCTATTGTATGTTCTAAATAAATATCATCCCCCTCAATAATTGATGTTTGAAGGCTCCCTGCATGACTTGTAAAAGGAATAAATCTCGCTTTTTTACGTACTGTAATCTTTTTCCCACCGATTTCTCTCACTTTACTTCCTTCATAACGAAGTGAGATTTCAATATTTTCAGCATTAAGCAAACCATCACTTTCAAGACCACCAGTTAGTAATAATTCCTCTACTTCTATATCTCCCTTCACATTTAAAGCGCCTTTCACATCTACGAAATCACCGGATAGCTTCCCTTTAAATTCTATCATACCTCTAACTTTTATTTTATTAATTTGTCCGTCACCTTGTACTTGGGCATTGCCATATACTTTTACATATTCCGCCTCCATATTCCCCTGTACTTCACTATCTCCATACACGACATAATTTTTCGCTTTCATATTGCCACGTACTTCACTCGTACCATACGTTTTAAAATCATTACAACTCATATGATTAGAGATTGTTCCTTCACCGCGAATCTTCACTTTATTATAATCTCCACCTGCCGAGCTACCTGATCCATTTACAGTAAGACTATGTTGATTTTCCATATCGATTGCTCCCTTCCTTTAAACCTGCTTAATTTCTTTCACACTTGCGTTTTTATCAACATTAAGTACACCTGTATATTCAATAAGATCAATCTCACAGTTCGGTCCTACTGTAACATTGTTTCCTCTTACCGTTTTAATGTGAGCATAATCAATATCGATATTGTCACCTTCTAACAATTCAGCCTCTAACTGCAGGCCAAATACTGTTTTAAAAAGTTTACTAAAAGTACTCAATCTATGTCTTACTTTAATTGTTTGACCGCCAATTTCTTTCGCTCTACATGTACCGTGAATATTAATATTAATTTCATCTGCGCTTAATAAACCACCTACCGTAAACTGTCCCTCTGAAGAAAAAACATCAACCTCGCAATTACCATCAATCGTCGCTTGGCCATTGATTTTAAATTCTTCACCGGTGACATTTCCACCTATCGTACCTTTTCCTGCAATTTTTAAACTGTTCGCCTTTACATCTTGTGTAATTGTCGCTTTCCCATCGATTCGCATCATTTCTGCGCTAACTGTACCATCAACTTTACCCGATCCGCTAATTATTGCATTACTACTTTTCAAATCACCAGTAACTGCACCGTAACCATTACATTCAAATTGCTCACATTTAACGTTTCCATTAACAGTTCCTTTTCCGTTTAGCTGTACTTTGTGAAACTCACCGCCATTCGATGTACCGTAACCGTTTATAATTAAATTTTCTGTACGCATGATTTCTCCTCCACTACAACAGTTTAGTTTTTAATGCTTCGGTATATTTCGTAATCGCTTCACGTAAAACAATTTTTGTTCCCTTTTCAAAAATTAAATCATCCACATTTGAAACTAAGAAACATGTAGAAATCCCTAACTTTCGAACGATAATTACATCACAATTTTTATGCTTAATCGCTTCGTAATTTTCACTTAATACTTGTAAGACCATTTTCCCCTCTTCTAAACTAACGTCTCCTGATTGAAGAAGTTCTTCTAACATATACACGTAAAGAATATCTGCAAATTGAAACTCTGCCGTTTTATTCGTTTGTTCTATAAAAAATTGTAAGACTGGTTCTGATGCAATACCCTTACGTAACAAATCATCCTTTGTTAAAAGAATTTCTGTCACGCTCGGTGAAAACATATTTGCTAATTCATCAAGGGATAAATCCTCTTTCATCGTTTGGATTTTATCAATACGTTCTAATATCTTTTCTTTCGGAAAAAATGTTTCCTGGCCTGTGAACGTTGACTTCCGTACAAACCAATCTTCCGGTATTAAATTTTTTCTCTTCCACCTATATAACTGTCCGTATGAAATACCAGTTAACTCTAATAAATCTTTTTTTGAAATTAAATCTGTACTCAACTGTATAACACTCCTTCCTGATAACAATGTAACATAACACTGTTACGCTGTAAACGGACTTTTATAATAAGTAGCGTAACAACGTGTAAAACAAACCTCCTTTTTATATAAAAAAAGGTTCTTACGCATTTCATCAAAATGCATAAGAACCTTTATATATCAAGCTTTAAACCATATATCGTAATAATCAATCCAGCCTTGTGAATTAATCATTACATTTTGTATTTTTTCGTGTGAACTTACTCGCTGTTTATTACGATATAAAGGAATGATATGTATTTCACGTAACAGTGTGCCCTCAATATCGCGTAACAGTGTCACCCGTTTCTCTAATTGATTTTCTGTAAAATAAGGCTGCAATACTTCGTTAAAGTTTATATTGCTATGCTGATGAATAAAGCTGTTTTTTGTAAGAAACATATATAGTAAACTATCTTCTATCCGTTCGCTAATTGTCGCACTATCGTGCATTATATCAGCCTTTTGTATCGTACTCATTTGCAATAACTCTTCTTGTTCAAGAAACTCAATATCAATTTTAATTCCGTATTTTGCACATTCTTTTTGTATCCAATGCGCATCTTCAACGTGATCTTGCCCTGTAAATGTATATAATCGCAGTGTTTCATTACGGTAAGAGCTGCATTTAATAAGTGTATGTATATCCCTGTTAATTTGAATTGTACCGTTCTTTGTAAGTACTAATTCCTCCGCTACTTCTCCGCGCTCTCCTTGTAATTCTTCAACAATTTTATTACCATGAATAATTTTATATAAAGCTCTACGAAACATCACATTTTGCATAGGTCCTTCTTTTGCAGTATTTAACGTAATGTAAGTTACATTCGACTCAAGTCTAGATACTTCTTTATGATGGTTTTCTATATTTTTATAACGTGCTTTCGCTAATATATCGCACGTATTAACTCTGTGCTCTACATTCCATAATTCAATTCGGTCGAGAAAAGGTCGCTCGCGAAAATATAAATCATTTGCTTCTAATACGAATACATCCTCATTCTTTTCACATAACCGAAACGGTCCAGTACCGATTAACTTCCCGTCTTCATCTTCATTTACAATCGAACACTGTTCTGTACTTAAAGCATGTAAAAACAACTTATTATCTGTAGATAAACGAATCTGCACAATATAGTCATCAAGAATATGTAAACTTTCAACGTGCTGTAACATCCAAGCATGTGGATTATTTTTCGCTTTCAAGAATCGTTTAAATGTCTGTTCAACATCATAAACGGTTAGTTCTTTTTTATTATGAAATTGAACACCTTTTCGTAAGTAGAAGGTCCATATATATTTCTGGTCATCATATTCCCAATAAAACGCAAGTCTTGGCTCTACACTGTTTGTATTTCCGTCTACATACACTAATGTGTCGTATATATGTTTTACCATATGACATTCCGAACGCATCGTAGCGTATACAGGGTCTAATGCAATATCTAGATTCATTTGCACTTGCAAACGTAGCACATCTTTTCTTCCTTGGGACGTCCTCTCAACTTGATAACCGAATATCGAATCTATCCAAGTTTGAAATTGAGTTTGAAGCGATGGGAAATCTGAGCTATACCTTTCAATAAATGCACTCCCGCTTTTTACATCCCCTTGTTTCGTTATTTCTTTTCCTCTTTCTAAAATTAAAGAAAGTGGATGTTTTTGAAATAACAACTTTGAACGATTCCCTCTCCCTCGGCCTGGAAACCACATAATCCAATTTAATTCTTCTAATTTTTTTATGATTAATTTACTATTTCGCTCTGTACAAAATAAAGTTTCAGATATATTTTGTATTGTTATTTCTAATCTTTCGTCCTCTGCTCTCCCTTTTCCATACTGGAGCCAAAGGTGCATATATTGCTCCAAAATAGTCATAAAACGCCCCCTAAAAGATGAAAAATCTTCCTCTTTCATTCTACCCTTTTTCATTTCTAGCTTCCATCTTATCATTTCAATATAGAGAGGAGGAATTAAAAATGAATCACCTTTTAAAACGTTATAATAAGCCCATCCTCATTCGGTTGTTCGGTGAATTGTTAGTCCGAACGACTGAGGCGATGTTAGCTATCATTTTTATTGTTCACGTTAATAAAGCTTTAAATGGTAATGTCATAGTTACAATGCTTCTTTTCGGATTACAGCCTCTCGCTGATATTGTGTTTACATTAATCGCTGGGGGTGTAACAGATAAATACGGCCGAAAGAAAATAATGTTACTCGGATTACTTTTACAAGCTTTTGCCGTAAGCGGATTCGTTTTTGCTGAAACGGTCGCCTTTTTCGCCTTATTGTATGTAGTTAATGGTATTGGCCGCTCTTTATATATTCCGGCACAGCGCGCACAAATCGCTGACTTAACGAAGAAAGAACAACAGGCAGAAATATTTGCTGTTCTGCATACTACTGGAGCGATTGGCTCTGTAATCGGACCATTAATTGGTGCCTTTTTCTATACTAGTCACCCTGAATATTTATTTATTTTGCAAGGTGTAGCCCTTACGCTATATGCTATTCTCGTTTGGACG
This Bacillus mycoides DNA region includes the following protein-coding sequences:
- a CDS encoding MDR family MFS transporter — translated: MVEKNNKLGFVVAGLLLGILMASMDNTIVVTAMGTIVGDLGGLENFVWVVSAYMVAEMAGMPIFGKLSDMYGRKRFFIFGLIVFMIGSALCGTAENITQLGIYRAIQGIGGGALVPIAFTIVFDIFPPEKRGKMGGLFGAVFGLSSIFGPLLGAYITDYISWHWVFYINLPLGILALIFITLFYKESRVHREQKIDWFGAITLVGAVICLMFALELGGQKYDWDSSFILSLFAGFAILVIAFIVIERKVEEPIISFEMFKQRLFGMSTIIALCYGAAFMSATVYIPLFIQGVYGGTATNSGLLLLPMMLGSVVTAQLGGFLTSKLSYRNIMIISAVIMLIGLFLLSTLTPETSRILLTIYMVIIGFGVGFSFSVLSMAAIHNFGMEQRGSATSTSNFIRSLGMTLGITIFGMIQRTGFQDQLEEAFKGMSGGMNTNALGDSRAILSESARSQIPPQILDKIIDALSSSIVQTFMWALVPAGLAFVFIFFMGNERMVYKKEQNKVKSETSKA
- a CDS encoding polymer-forming cytoskeletal protein — its product is MENQHSLTVNGSGSSAGGDYNKVKIRGEGTISNHMSCNDFKTYGTSEVRGNMKAKNYVVYGDSEVQGNMEAEYVKVYGNAQVQGDGQINKIKVRGMIEFKGKLSGDFVDVKGALNVKGDIEVEELLLTGGLESDGLLNAENIEISLRYEGSKVREIGGKKITVRKKARFIPFTSHAGSLQTSIIEGDDIYLEHTIADVVRGNHVIIGPGCEISVVEYHTSFNQKGNSVVKEHKQI
- a CDS encoding polymer-forming cytoskeletal protein; this translates as MRTENLIINGYGTSNGGEFHKVQLNGKGTVNGNVKCEQFECNGYGAVTGDLKSSNAIISGSGKVDGTVSAEMMRIDGKATITQDVKANSLKIAGKGTIGGNVTGEEFKINGQATIDGNCEVDVFSSEGQFTVGGLLSADEININIHGTCRAKEIGGQTIKVRHRLSTFSKLFKTVFGLQLEAELLEGDNIDIDYAHIKTVRGNNVTVGPNCEIDLIEYTGVLNVDKNASVKEIKQV
- a CDS encoding YhbD family protein, producing the protein MSTDLISKKDLLELTGISYGQLYRWKRKNLIPEDWFVRKSTFTGQETFFPKEKILERIDKIQTMKEDLSLDELANMFSPSVTEILLTKDDLLRKGIASEPVLQFFIEQTNKTAEFQFADILYVYMLEELLQSGDVSLEEGKMVLQVLSENYEAIKHKNCDVIIVRKLGISTCFLVSNVDDLIFEKGTKIVLREAITKYTEALKTKLL
- a CDS encoding SgrR family transcriptional regulator; the protein is MKEEDFSSFRGRFMTILEQYMHLWLQYGKGRAEDERLEITIQNISETLFCTERNSKLIIKKLEELNWIMWFPGRGRGNRSKLLFQKHPLSLILERGKEITKQGDVKSGSAFIERYSSDFPSLQTQFQTWIDSIFGYQVERTSQGRKDVLRLQVQMNLDIALDPVYATMRSECHMVKHIYDTLVYVDGNTNSVEPRLAFYWEYDDQKYIWTFYLRKGVQFHNKKELTVYDVEQTFKRFLKAKNNPHAWMLQHVESLHILDDYIVQIRLSTDNKLFLHALSTEQCSIVNEDEDGKLIGTGPFRLCEKNEDVFVLEANDLYFRERPFLDRIELWNVEHRVNTCDILAKARYKNIENHHKEVSRLESNVTYITLNTAKEGPMQNVMFRRALYKIIHGNKIVEELQGERGEVAEELVLTKNGTIQINRDIHTLIKCSSYRNETLRLYTFTGQDHVEDAHWIQKECAKYGIKIDIEFLEQEELLQMSTIQKADIMHDSATISERIEDSLLYMFLTKNSFIHQHSNINFNEVLQPYFTENQLEKRVTLLRDIEGTLLREIHIIPLYRNKQRVSSHEKIQNVMINSQGWIDYYDIWFKA